A genomic window from Candidatus Methylacidiphilum fumarolicum includes:
- a CDS encoding secondary thiamine-phosphate synthase enzyme YjbQ has product MKSFREEIWFNIPSRRAFVLLTPKLEECVKKSGIQEGLLLCNAMHITASVFINDNEAGLHEDFERWLERLAPEKPYSQYKHNVGEDNADAHLKRTIMGREVVIAVTGGKLDLGPWEQVFYGEFDGKRRKRVLVKIIGE; this is encoded by the coding sequence ATGAAAAGCTTTAGAGAAGAAATATGGTTCAATATTCCCTCGCGTCGAGCATTTGTTCTGCTGACTCCAAAACTTGAAGAATGCGTGAAAAAAAGTGGTATTCAAGAAGGTCTGTTGCTTTGTAATGCTATGCACATTACTGCCAGTGTATTTATAAACGATAATGAAGCAGGACTACACGAAGATTTTGAGAGGTGGCTGGAAAGACTAGCTCCAGAAAAGCCCTATTCTCAATACAAGCATAACGTTGGGGAAGACAATGCCGATGCGCATCTAAAAAGGACAATTATGGGCAGAGAAGTTGTCATTGCAGTCACAGGCGGGAAGCTAGATCTGGGTCCTTGGGAGCAGGTTTTTTATGGAGAGTTTGACGGGAAGAGAAGAAAACGGGTTTTAGTAAAGATTATTGGAGAATGA